The Nicotiana tomentosiformis chromosome 9, ASM39032v3, whole genome shotgun sequence genome contains the following window.
GTTGTTGAacgattatgatatcactattttgtatcatccgaaaaaggccaatgtggtagcagagccttgagtagaaaggcgaagagtatggggagtttggcatttattttAGTAGTGGAGAGGCCCTTAGCTATGGATGACCAGGCATTGTCAGATGATTGGTGAGACTGGATATGTTTTAGCCTACCAAAGGTTTTACTTGTCTCGTTGCGcagtcatccttgtttgagcgaATCAAGGCTCGCCACTATCATGATCCTACCATATCTTACCAGATATTTTTGAGCCTACCAGAGTTGTTTCTTGTGTCGTTGCACAATCATCCTTGTTtgagcgtatcaaggctcgccagtatggtgatccacatttgcttgtccttagggacatggTGCAGCGATGTGGTGCCAAAGAGGTGgctattgatgatgatggttgTGACTtcaaagttggatttgtgttcctaatgttgatggcttgagagagTGGATTCTTGAGTAGGCTCACAGTTCGAGGTATTCTATTTACCTAGGTGTTACAAAGATGTATTGTGATttgaagcaacattattggtagagaaggataaagaaggacattgttgggcATATTGCACGGTGTTTGAATTATCAAcatgtcaagtatgagcatcagagaccatgaggtttgctttagaagattcatataccagagtggaagtggaagtCTATTACTATGGACTCTTTGGTATGGTTGTCACGgattttgaggaagtttgatgcgatttgtatcattgtggatcggttgaccaaatcagcGTATTTCGCTCCGGTTATGACTTCTTATACTTTGGAGAAATTGGCTAAGATCTAAATCAGAGAGATTGTTCGCTTCGATGGTGTACCTATTTCTATCATCTTGGATCGCGACACTTAGTTTACATTGCACTTTTAGAGAGCTAATCAGTATGAGTTGGGCAtgtaggttgagttgagtactacatttcaccctcagaaggaTGGGTAGTCTGagtggacaattcagattttggaggatatattAGGGGCCTACGTTATTGATTTCCGGGGTCAGTGGGATCCGTTTCTAACTTTGGTGGAGTTTGCATACAACACAAGCTACCAGTCTAGTATCCGGATGGCTCCATTAATGTCGTTcttcggttggttggtttgatcctagtaaggctaggttattgggcatagatttggttcgtgatgctttggataaggtgaagttgattcgGGAGAGGCTTCGTACAAcgcagtccaggtagaagagttatgctgataggaacgttcatgatgtggcattcatggagggtgagaaggtcCTTCTTAAAGTTTCTCCTacgaagggcgtgatgaggttcgggaggaagggaaagttgagtcctCGGTATGTTGGTCCATTTAAGGTTTTGGAGAGAatgggtgaggtggcttacatgcTTGCTTTGCCAACCAGCTTGTCGAGAGTTTACCCCgtgtttcatatttctatgcttcagaagtatcatgAAGATAAGTCACATGTTTTTTACTTCAACACTGTGCAGTTGGATGAGAATCTGGCTTATGAGGAAGAGTTGGTGGCCATTTTAGATAGGCAAGTTCAGAAGCTCAGGTCTAAGGAGATTGCATCAGTGAAGGTCCATTTGAGAGATCAGTCGgctgaggaggcgacttgggagaccgagcatgacatgTGGAGAATATACCCTCACCTTTTTGGTACTTtgggtatgattctaaactcattcgaggacaaatgtttgtttaagaCGGGGAGAATGTAGCGACTGGATCAATCATTTTGTGAATTTGAGCCCAATTTTCCATTTGATGTTTCTCGTATGCTTGTTTGTTGTTTGATGACTTgatgggatggttggtttggtttcggggaggtttttgagtgaattggaacacttagttcctttgtttgaagcttaagttgtaagagttaaactaggtttgacttttgtatggAAGTTAACGAACTTAATAGAAGCTCAACTTATGCTTTGATCgtcgattcttgattttgatgttagttatggtgttttgagaattttgGCAAGTTttgataaggtattgggacttgttggcatgattGAATAGGGTCCCCGTggactcgggtgtgtttcggggtagtttcggaccatttctctTTGATTGGGAATTGCTGGTTTTCTAGTGTTTAGCAATGCTTCACGATCGTGGAGCTTGTCTCGCGATCGTGGAGAAAGGAAAACTGACAATCGagattttcctcttcgcgttcgcgtggatGGAGTTCATGGAGAGATGGGAGCAGGAGCATTGCGTTCGCGTGCAGGAGGCCGCATTCGCGATTGAGTGATGCCAGGTAGAAGGattgccttcgcgtttgcgaactAGGATCGCGTTCGTGTAGGCTTAGAAGGTCAGACACCACGTTCATGAGGGGAACTTCGTGTTCGCAAAGTGGAGCAGCAGCTGGACTGATTTTTGGCCTTCGTGGTCCCGAAGGGTGTGTCGCAATCTCGATACATACCACTGGGCAGATTATTTTATGGGTAAATTTTGAGATTTAgccattttttaaatatttttggacCCTAGATTTGGGAGAGCCGATTTTGGCTCGGAGATTTTCACACAAgactttggggtaagtgatttctacacattttatgtattatttcaagaatctacatggATTGTTCCCACCCAAAATATGGAATTTCGAGGGAAATTCGGGGGGTTTtcctacaacttaagagagtgaaatttgagtatttgagggtcgaattagacttggttttggaatctaatcacatgtttggactcgtgaggttatgggtagtcgggatctaccccttgatTCGGTCTTTGACCATGTAGGCCTAGTTgattttttttgactttttgggaattgaATAAAGATagatttattgtttggaattgattcttataacTTTATTTGATGTTACTGAGTTGtgttttgctagattcgagtcgttcggaggccgatttgccatggaaggcatttttggagcattgatCTTTActtgtttgagataagtatcttgtctaGCCTTGGTTTGAGGCACTAGCTGCTTGAATTGTTGATGATGTCTATGTGCCAAGGGTGATGCACATGCGGAGGGATGAGCATGTGTGCATGCATCGAGTTTTATCCATGTTAGAGGTTGTCCTTAGGTTGCGTTCTATCTTGTATTGGATACTATGCTTCTTGCTATCATGCTTCATATGTTTGTACCCCTTCGTGAGCTTTTTgatcatgttagagatcatgtgtAGGCTAATTTCATGTACAAACATGATAATTGCTGTTTTGTGGCGTATTTGCCTAATCTGAGCTGTGGTAGCACACGTCGCACATGCATACATCATAGCATGTTACTTTTATCAGTCTatgagtatgtgatttgatatccattattcgtgtgtatatatatatatatatatatatatatatatatatatattcttgtatatgatTTTTGAGTGATATGGACTGGATTGGCAGCACGTGAGTGATTCGTGcggtttgagctatgatagcatatAGTGGTCCATGCGAttgttatattatggcacgttaGTTGTCCATGTAACATGtcgataaggatccatccccttGGTTtgtcctctcatgtttctctcttgatgacgTACACGCGGTATGAGAAAAATTTATTAGTGTTAGGTTTttgcatctcttctctatttgcaaACACCTCGGGTGTATACATGATTTTatcgcatatcttctctatatgctagttATGGAATGTATACATACCTCTTTATGCACATCTTCTCTATATTCTGCTTTGACTGAAGGATGAACACACGGTAAATATCTTTTGTATATGTTAACATATGCacatttacttgattatttatgcatatcttctccatATGCAAATGTTGATGATTCATTGGTGATAGTCGCATATCGTCTTTATATGCTGAGATTTTAAACTGTTATAAGACTTGTGCACATCTTCTTTATGTGCACTGATTGATTATACATGTATATCATGCTTAGTTAGGCACCATTACTAtgtacttgtatatttatgaCTGAGCAGGTTGTTAAGTAAGTATCATTGGTAATTCTTTCCATTACTATCTCGCCGAGGTTAGCCATGATACTTATAgaatatatggggtcggttgtacttagaCTATATTCTGCACTTAATTGTACAGATTCCGGAGTTGGACCCAGTCGAGCTTTGTGAGCTGAGTTGGTTGTTGTGTTATGGAAACCGAGGTAGAGTTTCTTCCTAATCGCAGTCCCTCGCATCTCTtcctattttcctttatttttgttgttgtttcagTTAGTATTCCTATATTTCACACTTGTATTCGTACTGTAGAGATCATGACTTAGTGTTACCAGTTCTGGAGAGTTGTATTATGATTTGACATTATCTATGGTTATTTGTCTTTCAAACTTATCTATTATGTAATTCGTTATCATGTTTCATTATTGTTGTATAGCTAGCTTGCCTAACGAGTaagttagatgccatcacgactgcTGGTGATTTTAGGTTGTGAaaatagtgatgcaaattggattacTGGATCAACCAAATCTAAATCCACACGTGGATATATTTTTTCCATTGGTGGAGGATAAATATCTTGAAAGCCATCCAACCAGACATGCATTGTCTTTTTTATGAACGAGTCTAGCTTTAGACAAAGCTGGTAAAGAAGCTGAATGAATCCGGAATTTCTTAGAAGATATTTTATTTTAGCCCAAATCGTTGGCCGCTATAGACATACATTGAGATAGTCAAAGCAATAGAAAGGGTTGAGAGCGTGATTTATAAAAAAGAATCTCGTCATATGCGGTGAAGATACAAAACCGTTAGACAACTATTCTCTAGTGAAATTTTTACAATttactacataaagtcaagagataatatATCGGATCCATTTATAAAAGACCTAACTAGAAAGGTAGTTGAGAGATCATTGAGGTAAATAGGACTATGGCTGAGGAAAAGTTATCTAATCTACTTAGAAGACAGATCTAGGGTCAACGAGATCAAATAGAGTTAGGATTGACGGTTTAACATATTAAACAAAGATTTTAGTCTATtgtcgtgatgagacaatgttcagttaCAAGGATAAGGCGTTAAggctttttaattatttttaagtttGATATAGAATTACAAATAGTGTATCTATAGGATTatacgtttaggaatcacctatataagtgtgaagtgttagccgcttcaaggagaattatGTAAGGTCAATTATCTATGCTCTTATGGAATCGGATAGTGTTCATGGCCGAAAAGAACACAATATTAATAACCAAAGACAACTAAAGGTTAATTGTGTGACTTACATTGTCTAGGTATATACCAGAGATCGACTGTTCAAAGATATCAAGTCTACCGATTGACCTAGTATATCTGATATATGTTCACTacagaaagttcaaagggaaacctacttatccagatatGATTAATCCTTACTTGTGAATCCCACAATATTTCATGCATGTTTTCATGAAATAGTCGTTCCCCATTCATATGGGGGATTATTGGGTATTTTAAGGTGTGAATGAGAAAAAACATCTTTTGGGTTGCACCTCTCCAACGCACCCTTTCGTTTCCTATAAATTAAGAGGCTTGGCATCATTTTTCGCGCACTGAAATTTTTAAATTTCTCCCCTCTTCTTCTgcattatttttttctaaaacaaacataagtgtcaagtgtgatttgtTCTGCCATTTGAGTTCGCCGAAATTCTGTAATTTGTAGTGTCGCTGTTATAGAATAGCTTTCTGTTTTATCGTAGAAGGAATTAATCCAAATATCTTAGGTAACAATAAgggaattaaattccttaagtaCATGAAAAATTTTTGGACTCAAAATATTTTTACATTTCTTTTCTAAGTTCCGCCTTTTTTATTTTCAGTTATGAACACAGTTTACTAACATAGCAATGGACCTTAAATTCCTGACGAAGAAAAATATATTTCCTTCCTTCTCTTCCTAGTAGTAAGTAGGCACTGCCTTTCATTGTTCTTCTCTCAGACGAGAAAGACATACACCTTCACAAAAAGCCATGGCGACAGGCTTCTTGTTGTAGGAGAAATTCTAATTAATACAATACAGACATGAAAGACTAAGTTCAAAATGGAAACAACAAAAAAATTAATCATAGTCATAGTCACCCGGTTGTCCATgacattatatcatcaatatgaggTGCATAAATCGGGCCAAACAAATAGATAATGTATCTAGTTAATATTGTGGTGTATGACTATTTAGAGGAAACTGCTGCTTGCAATCAGAGAACCATTGACGAATTTTAGAAAAATGTAAAGCTCTGACCTTGCAAAAGCTTAGTATCATCAAATTCACTTGGTCAAAATCCAACTGACAGTATCTGCTTAAACGCTATGCTACCTTTGGTATCCTGACTATTTATACATAAGAGTACTAAAGATTTGTACTGTCCTCACAGAAGAGTTTACACTATAATTCAAGTTAGATATCAGGAAATTAATGCCCCTTCTAATGGAGAGAATGGGAGTTTACCTCTCTTGTTATTGATCATATTATGATTAGCAAATGTAACGGTGCTTCAGCCTTCAGCCGTAGCATAATCACTAAGATTGCTATTCTCATAGCATATTGTTGGGATCACGGGTATGGAGCTCGAATTTGGTAAATTTCAGGAAAAACGGAATATAGGTGAGCGTGCTTAAGTGGATTTAAAGAAACAGGATACTGTCGTTTCTCCTCAAGACTCAAGTGGTAGGTGTATCAGCGATCACAAGGAGTTCATTTCTTCATTCAGATGAATCTATCCTATAATGTATCAGATAACAAGTTGCCAAGTAGCAACTATAATTGGCCATGGTTAACTGATGAATGTAACATCACAGATTGTATAGAAATCTCTTGCATAAGTTTATGTACCAAATCTTGTCATTGACGTGCTAATCATTCTTTTATCACATTATCTTTTCATTTTTCTTGGGGTTTTTGTATGAATTTTCTTAGCTATTAAATTAATAGGCTATAAAAGAATATGACTCCCTTTTGATAAAGCTATAGAAACTATGGAAGACATTGTGAAAACTGAGTTCCTCGTATTGCCTCGTTGATAGAAACTAGGAGTCGACCAAATAGTATAGAGAAGCTTCTCTATTTGTTTCCATAGTAAATAGACAAAAAGTAAATGACACATAATATTTACGTGAAAAGCTCCTTGTTCAAGGGAATAAAACTTACGACCTACCCGAGTAGGATTTCAACTCCATTAAACCGAGCAACTTCAGTTATAACTTATTGCAATCtagaaattaaactcttaatatATCCCCCCTTACAACAACTCTATTGCAAGCTCTTTGCAATAATTCCATTACAAAGCAAACACGCTTTAAAAATTCTAGTCAAGAAAACCAAAACAACAATGGTTGAAATTTGTCCTACAAAATTACTTCTCGAAAGTGGTGTAAGATTACAAGTAAAGAACAAACGACAAAGACACAAATAACTTAAAGAATTAAGATATCTTCAGTGTTGGGATCTGGTCCTTGAGTTTGAAGCAACTTTGTTCTTGAATGCTCCTTGAGAGTAGTGGCTGCTAGCACTTGAGAGAATATGATTTTCAGATTAGCAAGTGTTAGGTCAAACCTTGTATCATGCTGTTTATATATGAGTGATCATGTGAGAAGAGATAGGGACATTTCATCTTTTAGTTTGGCTTCTAGCAAGCGTTTATTGGTAGAACTCGGAGTTGTCCCAGAcaaggcattgtacctcatatcaccttcgatcacgtagaactttgtttcttgagtTGTGATGTTAGGCTAAAAATCTATGTTTTCGCATGTAATTTGCCTTGCATTATACCCCAATCTTATTAACTTTGGTGTAAATATTTGTGACTTGAGCTTAATAATggtgtttat
Protein-coding sequences here:
- the LOC138898757 gene encoding uncharacterized protein, with the translated sequence MEGEKVLLKVSPTKGVMRFGRKGKLSPRYVGPFKVLERMGEVAYMLALPTSLSRVYPVFHISMLQKYHEDKSHVFYFNTVQLDENLAYEEELVAILDRQVQKLRSKEIASVKVHLRDQSAEEATWETEHDMWRIYPHLFGTLGMILNSFEDKCLFKTGRM